From Pirellulales bacterium:
CTGCAAGCACATTTGTTGGGCGTGCAGTGCAAGCTGATGAAGTATCAAGGCCCGGGCTACAACAGCAAGCCGCTGGAAGAAGCCAATCAATTGATCGATCAAACCTTGGCGCAGTTTCCCAGCGAATTGGGCGACGAACGTGAACGGCTGGTCAAAGCCAAGGCCGAAGTGAAAGCCCAAATGGCCACCCGCGATATTCGCCTAGCCGAATACTGGGAAAAGGGAGATCACTACGGCGCGGCCCGCATTTATTACGCCCAGGTGCTTAAGGACTATCCGCAAACGCAATTTGCCGACGCGGCAAAAACCAAGTTGGCGGCCCTGGAAGGAAAACCGAACGAACCGCCCAGCCGGTTGGCGTTTTTGACCGATTGGGCAAAACCGAAAGATACCGCTGGAACCGGCGCGGGCCCGACGGGCAGTGGAGGCACCACGCTGGCACAACAAGGAACACAACCCGCCGCAGCCAATCCGGCCAGCGATGGCCAAACGCAGCAAGCACAAGCGCCGGGTTCAAATCCGGGAACGCGGTAAATTTCCATCCCGGCAGTGGCTCCCGCGAAAACAACCGGTGGGCAGCATGTGTGCAGAATTCAGTAAGCTGACGACGCGGCAGCGCGACCAGCGGTCGCGGCTTTATATCTTCTTCCGCCTTCTGCCTTGCGCCTTCTGCCTTCTGCTTTCCCTCGCTGGCTGCGCCACCTATCACTTTGGCAATGCGTCGTTGTTTCCGCCGGACATCAGCACGGTGTACGTGCCGATGGCCGAATCGCACAGCTTTCGTCCCGATTTAGGCGAGGCGCTGACCGAAGCCATCGATAAGCAAATCGAAAAAGAAACGCCATACCGGGTGGTCGGCACCCCGAACGCGGACAGCGTGCTGACGGTTAAACTGAT
This genomic window contains:
- a CDS encoding LptE family protein, translating into MCAEFSKLTTRQRDQRSRLYIFFRLLPCAFCLLLSLAGCATYHFGNASLFPPDISTVYVPMAESHSFRPDLGEALTEAIDKQIEKETPYRVVGTPNADSVLTVKLIQDTKRVIDLNKFDEARATEVNYQVQVTWINRKGDVIYNGVVPLPPEFTSIGASQAYIPEYGQSYSSSEYAVVQKLAKQVVGLMERPW